In Acidianus brierleyi, one genomic interval encodes:
- a CDS encoding MFS transporter: MERNILFILISRIFRSLPLGYMAFLVPLYLHYIGFPPSIIGLYFLVATLSISFYLIIGGFLGDAFGKRNILIVFSILFSINFAIFTFSYNPYIIFITSLLGVGVGSGGGVGGGAGGGPFNPLQTSLIAQFTKKEELTKVYSYNFAASTISAFAGSLIADCVSKVEAPYHILFLIGLLFSLVSLIFTYFIEKDYGTGKIRIPKNSYSSISKISIAGSLGSLGLGMIMPLIPLWFKLYFHATEFQISFLYSISYALVGISFIFASRIEKMLGRVKAIAIMRGLSSIILIAMAFVPSFFIVEILFLSRSIMYTVTIPMRQSLSMNVFSETERATGVSITGLARRLPYGAGSLASGILLGLGLFISALFLGGLISILDPLLYYIFFRKIQ, encoded by the coding sequence ATGGAAAGGAACATTCTTTTTATTCTAATTTCTAGAATATTTAGAAGCTTACCATTAGGTTATATGGCCTTTTTAGTACCTTTATACCTGCACTATATAGGATTTCCTCCGTCTATAATAGGATTATATTTTCTGGTTGCTACATTATCAATATCCTTTTACCTTATAATTGGTGGATTTTTAGGAGATGCTTTTGGTAAAAGAAATATTCTTATAGTATTTTCAATTTTATTTTCAATTAACTTTGCCATATTCACTTTTTCTTACAATCCATATATAATATTTATAACATCATTACTAGGAGTAGGTGTAGGTTCTGGAGGAGGAGTAGGTGGGGGAGCTGGTGGTGGACCCTTCAATCCTTTGCAGACCTCATTAATAGCACAATTCACAAAAAAAGAAGAGCTAACTAAAGTATATTCCTATAATTTTGCAGCATCTACAATATCTGCTTTCGCAGGAAGTTTAATTGCGGATTGCGTTTCTAAAGTAGAAGCTCCATATCATATACTATTTTTGATTGGGCTGCTATTTTCCTTAGTATCACTAATTTTTACATATTTTATAGAAAAAGACTATGGAACAGGCAAAATTAGAATACCTAAAAATTCATACTCTTCTATTTCGAAGATCTCTATAGCAGGTAGTCTTGGTAGCCTTGGTTTAGGTATGATAATGCCATTAATTCCTCTATGGTTTAAACTTTATTTTCATGCAACAGAATTTCAAATATCTTTTTTATATTCCATAAGTTATGCATTAGTTGGTATAAGTTTCATCTTTGCAAGTAGAATAGAAAAAATGTTAGGTAGAGTAAAGGCTATAGCAATCATGAGAGGTCTATCTTCTATTATTTTAATAGCAATGGCATTCGTACCATCCTTCTTCATAGTAGAAATATTATTTCTTTCCAGAAGTATAATGTATACAGTAACAATTCCTATGAGGCAGTCATTATCTATGAACGTTTTCAGTGAAACTGAAAGAGCTACTGGAGTTTCTATAACTGGATTAGCTAGAAGATTACCTTATGGTGCAGGAAGTCTTGCATCAGGAATATTATTAGGTCTTGGATTATTTATATCCGCTTTATTTCTAGGTGGATTAATTTCAATACTTGACCCATTATTATACTATATATTTTTTAGAAAAATTCAATAA
- a CDS encoding DMT family transporter, producing MNKYFTLLVFGGISFGTAAIFIKICDLSPSAIAFFRFLIAGLILSFGKINLKQIIKVMPFGFLLAIHMILFIMSVNITSIIDATVLVSTSPLFAILLYPLSKFTPSKMEIISALTAFLGVIILNYPIIPGEFEGNVFAIISAFMISLYTIFLSRKDAGDPISLTSAIYISSSIFMIPLMLINGVGKINMISIIALMGLIALPTLLGHTSVIVSSGHVKPHVIETIGLLEPVVATILAIIFFHQIPNIYEIIGSVIIVLSIFIILYRSS from the coding sequence ATGAACAAATATTTTACCCTCCTTGTATTTGGGGGGATATCATTTGGTACTGCCGCTATATTTATTAAAATATGCGATCTATCTCCTTCCGCTATAGCTTTCTTTAGATTTCTTATAGCTGGATTAATTCTCTCTTTTGGAAAGATTAATTTAAAACAGATAATTAAGGTAATGCCTTTTGGATTCTTACTTGCTATTCATATGATATTATTCATAATGAGCGTTAATATTACTTCAATAATAGACGCTACAGTTTTAGTCTCTACTTCTCCTCTTTTTGCCATATTGCTATATCCATTAAGTAAATTTACTCCAAGCAAAATGGAAATAATATCTGCACTAACTGCGTTTTTAGGAGTTATTATTTTAAATTATCCAATAATTCCAGGAGAATTTGAAGGAAATGTATTTGCTATAATTTCAGCATTTATGATTTCCCTTTATACCATTTTTTTAAGCAGAAAAGATGCAGGCGACCCCATTTCATTAACTTCTGCAATATACATTTCTTCTTCGATATTTATGATACCTTTAATGTTAATAAATGGAGTAGGTAAAATAAACATGATTTCTATTATTGCTTTAATGGGGCTAATAGCTCTTCCTACCCTTTTAGGACATACATCGGTAATAGTATCTTCTGGACATGTAAAACCACATGTTATAGAGACTATAGGTCTATTGGAGCCAGTTGTAGCTACTATTCTAGCAATAATTTTCTTTCACCAAATACCTAATATTTATGAAATAATAGGAAGTGTTATAATAGTATTATCAATTTTTATCATACTTTATAGGAGTAGTTGA
- the treH1 gene encoding alpha,alpha-trehalase TreH1 codes for MKPLGFISNGISSALIDSGSIVWLPFPRFDSPSVFGKLLDIEGGEFSIFPLEEFSASISYLAPNVLSTKFHTKLGNAEVIDIMPLGENSIIRNIKTDIPLIMKIKPAFYYGLYRAIVKDEKDGTRFLNPKSRECLALFVENSKRIGIYEWEILPKSSIVYLAYSPDYLYGPFHKGKELKRDLERSFNFTLNHWKNKINDKNNDELRKIYYTSIGVLLGLMYSPTGAPVAAPTTSLPEAVGLSRNWDYRFAWVRDSAMIAEGLLYAGYVIEARRIINFILGLVNFTTKPLVHPLYTVDGGDPPPEIEIPWLSGFMDSHPVRIGNGAAAQIQLDIEGFLLDVIYKYYLKTEDKVFLEENWEKINYIADWISKNWKLRDAGMWEERGKTMHYTHSKVMMWVALDRAEKISNEIGKNVNWSEKDKLKEWIFSNCIKDESFVKTSETTDVDANLLTLPLYDFIDVKDKIFLNTLKRIENELYINGYVKRYSKDFLGQAMHPFTLAGIWLSRIYIRLGRTNEAIGLIKNAYLPSNGLYLAGEHIDITKKEYTGNYPQAFVHAQTILAINELDNSKIG; via the coding sequence ATGAAACCACTAGGCTTTATAAGCAATGGAATCTCATCGGCTCTGATTGATTCTGGATCAATAGTATGGCTACCATTTCCTAGATTTGATTCTCCATCTGTTTTCGGAAAACTATTGGATATAGAAGGAGGAGAATTTTCAATATTCCCTTTAGAAGAGTTTAGTGCTTCCATAAGTTATTTGGCTCCAAATGTTCTTAGCACTAAATTTCACACCAAACTGGGGAATGCGGAAGTCATAGATATAATGCCATTAGGCGAGAACTCTATAATACGAAATATAAAAACAGATATACCTCTAATAATGAAAATTAAACCTGCTTTTTATTATGGGCTTTATAGAGCCATAGTTAAGGATGAAAAAGACGGTACTAGATTTTTAAATCCAAAAAGTAGAGAATGTTTAGCGTTATTTGTAGAAAATTCCAAAAGAATAGGAATTTATGAATGGGAAATATTACCTAAATCTTCCATTGTTTATCTTGCATATTCACCAGACTATCTTTATGGTCCTTTCCACAAAGGTAAGGAATTAAAAAGGGATCTAGAAAGGTCATTTAACTTTACTCTAAATCATTGGAAAAATAAAATAAACGATAAAAATAATGATGAATTAAGAAAAATATATTATACGTCGATAGGGGTTTTACTAGGACTTATGTACTCTCCTACCGGCGCACCAGTTGCTGCACCTACCACGTCATTACCGGAAGCTGTAGGATTAAGCAGAAATTGGGATTATAGATTTGCATGGGTTAGAGACTCAGCTATGATTGCAGAAGGTCTATTATATGCAGGATATGTAATTGAGGCTAGAAGAATAATAAATTTTATTTTAGGATTAGTTAATTTTACTACAAAACCGTTGGTTCATCCTTTATATACAGTAGATGGCGGAGATCCTCCGCCAGAGATAGAAATACCTTGGTTATCTGGATTTATGGATTCTCATCCAGTTAGAATAGGTAATGGAGCAGCTGCACAAATACAGTTAGATATTGAAGGATTTTTGCTTGACGTTATTTATAAGTATTATTTGAAAACTGAAGATAAAGTGTTTTTAGAAGAAAATTGGGAAAAAATTAATTATATAGCAGATTGGATCTCTAAGAATTGGAAATTAAGAGATGCAGGGATGTGGGAAGAGAGGGGTAAGACAATGCATTATACCCATTCTAAAGTAATGATGTGGGTTGCATTAGATAGGGCAGAAAAAATTAGCAATGAAATCGGAAAAAATGTTAACTGGAGTGAAAAAGATAAATTAAAGGAATGGATATTTAGTAATTGTATTAAGGACGAAAGTTTTGTAAAGACATCTGAAACTACTGACGTCGACGCTAATTTACTGACGTTACCTTTATATGATTTTATTGACGTTAAAGATAAGATATTTCTCAATACATTAAAGAGAATTGAAAATGAACTATATATAAATGGATACGTAAAAAGATATTCTAAGGATTTTTTAGGGCAAGCAATGCATCCGTTTACCTTAGCAGGGATATGGCTATCTAGAATTTATATAAGACTAGGAAGAACTAACGAGGCTATAGGATTAATTAAAAATGCGTATTTACCTTCTAATGGACTTTACTTAGCAGGAGAACATATTGATATTACAAAGAAAGAATATACTGGAAACTATCCTCAAGCTTTTGTTCACGCACAGACTATTTTAGCAATAAATGAATTAGATAACTCTAAAATAGGGTAA
- a CDS encoding phytoene desaturase family protein, with protein sequence MKIAIIGAGHNGLISAYYLRKRGFDVTVFEGSNKIGGMTDTQIINGVKISRASYVLGLMPKNLVNEFKIPVIEQDPIQTIYLDQPIPFWRDKKKRIEELKKAGEEKFEEFENKIEKFKKLIEDKFTFVTSPPSKEMIIEEAEKIGVEELMRTSAKDFLSKYLSRKLHRFFIYPGMENSPAYLVSYFYADWSFVEGGMGTVADRIAKSAEEIGVNIRTSSKVDKILISNNKAKGVKVNGKECDFDIVVSATSPAETVKLADLDAKFHLGKNRWVKYNIIFKDSPKVPKELEPFASSIIDCDAGEIVIPSLLDKTLGGNVMEMMGDLDEALSLIKGEVIYEEKITAEDAEKMYILPAGNINHLPMIEPYLFDGRPVKGWGYKSPIDGLYITGAGTYPGGQVTGIPGYNVAMKIIHDLSLKNS encoded by the coding sequence ATGAAAATAGCTATCATAGGGGCTGGACATAATGGGCTTATCTCAGCATATTATTTGAGGAAAAGAGGTTTTGATGTAACTGTTTTCGAAGGGAGTAATAAAATAGGGGGAATGACTGATACCCAGATCATAAATGGAGTCAAAATAAGTAGAGCGTCTTATGTTCTTGGTTTGATGCCTAAGAATTTAGTTAATGAATTTAAAATACCTGTAATAGAGCAAGATCCAATACAAACGATTTACCTTGATCAACCTATTCCTTTTTGGAGAGATAAAAAGAAAAGAATAGAGGAACTTAAAAAAGCAGGGGAAGAGAAGTTTGAAGAATTTGAAAATAAAATAGAAAAATTTAAAAAATTAATAGAAGATAAATTTACTTTCGTAACTTCTCCACCATCAAAAGAAATGATAATAGAAGAAGCTGAAAAAATAGGGGTAGAGGAGCTAATGAGAACCTCTGCTAAAGATTTTCTTTCTAAGTACTTATCGAGAAAACTGCATAGATTCTTTATTTATCCTGGAATGGAAAATTCTCCAGCTTATTTAGTTTCGTATTTTTATGCAGACTGGTCATTTGTTGAGGGAGGAATGGGAACTGTAGCAGATAGAATAGCTAAATCTGCTGAAGAGATAGGCGTAAATATAAGAACTAGCTCAAAAGTTGATAAAATACTTATTAGCAATAACAAGGCTAAAGGAGTAAAAGTTAATGGCAAAGAATGCGATTTTGATATAGTAGTTTCGGCTACTAGTCCTGCAGAGACGGTAAAACTTGCAGATTTAGATGCTAAGTTTCATCTAGGAAAAAATAGATGGGTAAAATATAACATAATATTTAAAGATTCGCCTAAAGTGCCTAAAGAATTGGAACCATTTGCTTCATCTATTATAGATTGCGATGCAGGTGAGATCGTAATACCGTCCCTTTTAGATAAAACGTTAGGGGGGAATGTTATGGAAATGATGGGAGATTTAGACGAAGCTTTATCGCTCATTAAAGGAGAGGTGATATATGAAGAGAAAATTACAGCAGAAGATGCCGAAAAAATGTATATATTGCCTGCAGGCAACATTAATCATTTGCCTATGATTGAACCTTACTTATTTGATGGTAGGCCAGTAAAAGGTTGGGGATATAAGTCTCCTATAGACGGTCTTTATATTACTGGTGCTGGAACTTATCCAGGCGGACAAGTGACGGGTATTCCTGGTTATAATGTAGCTATGAAAATTATTCATGATTTATCTCTTAAAAATTCTTGA
- a CDS encoding protein kinase domain-containing protein: MNLRILNLTSRAIRITSTLVLIFIAYILFTQINPLNIQQSNLIQFTILYTLFLLATIAIAIPIPKAFGYSLVIGTLIIPMLTLAIISYVKKLGIYEILALLIFFIFNAIYLPILGKKGGLKIVVTTIILLIIIVFPSFTLSLTKFHLSVISINSIYNLPKPFISFIKEPMSKVSLYGIFSTIVGGIGYILASLRKTFTPVSNLTRITIPVILVSAFTFLSYNLLGNISSFYGLFEYNIIAIAILSAVLLAFYNKKNIYGLIISAVSFSLLILFVLEMVFSLSFTSTYPFLIEKNLPLSSIIFPLFLITISGIASPRGILDPISIKKKLFTALSKNEYGKAGDFIYTLRSLGISETDLFCELINKSRNCNSILWMQEKYKINYSKCSNLRGLVDCIMYKNRIPRDIDVILDILYNKDLSYAEKLAGFVLSKGTKDYREEKAKTIIAKILGNTQTAQNNTNTQVQSKPNDEKTPPLEKWDPNIWVGREIYGYKIIKVLGNGGTSYVLLGSRSGNNQNYAIKIPKLSVQKNEATRASFTTFDDLSKESSKLQEMSEKNNEIVKVYGTFVDVNTIKSITSGNNTLDYLKSPPAIVMELMEGGTLNDLIKNQIVINSTYWTNIVKLIFLKVGYALSFIHAEGYVHLDVKPANIFFNKSPGNYGEIIYNRIKSGEISVKLGDLGSARKIGERFFEYTPEYCPVDQVKSILFGKGADPSMDVYAFGASLYKALTGYSYNPPEVVNLMDKAITDSLSGRNFKKSIEEAENTYATFYSQLKIPDVDFSLQKIIISTVNPDPLKRPKMKDIIKELST; the protein is encoded by the coding sequence ATGAACCTAAGAATACTTAATCTGACTTCTAGAGCTATAAGAATCACAAGTACTCTAGTTTTGATTTTTATAGCTTATATACTATTTACGCAGATAAATCCTTTGAATATACAGCAAAGTAATTTAATTCAGTTTACGATATTGTATACACTATTCCTACTAGCAACAATCGCAATAGCTATTCCAATACCAAAAGCATTCGGATATTCCTTAGTTATAGGAACACTAATAATACCTATGTTAACATTAGCTATAATTTCATATGTAAAAAAGCTTGGAATATATGAAATTCTTGCACTTTTGATATTTTTTATTTTTAATGCAATATATCTCCCTATTTTAGGAAAAAAAGGAGGTTTGAAAATAGTAGTAACAACAATAATATTACTAATAATTATTGTATTTCCGAGCTTCACGCTTTCCTTGACAAAATTTCATTTATCAGTTATTTCTATCAATTCGATATATAACCTTCCAAAGCCATTTATTTCATTTATTAAAGAACCTATGAGTAAAGTATCTTTATATGGTATTTTCTCTACAATAGTAGGTGGTATAGGCTACATTTTAGCGAGTTTAAGAAAAACCTTTACGCCTGTTTCTAACTTAACTAGAATAACTATTCCTGTAATATTAGTTTCAGCCTTTACTTTCTTATCGTATAATTTACTAGGTAATATTTCAAGTTTTTATGGGCTATTCGAGTATAACATAATAGCCATAGCCATACTTTCCGCTGTTTTATTAGCATTCTATAACAAAAAGAATATTTACGGACTAATTATATCTGCAGTATCGTTTTCTCTATTGATATTATTTGTATTAGAGATGGTCTTTTCCTTATCGTTTACTTCTACATATCCTTTTTTAATTGAAAAAAATTTGCCATTATCATCAATAATATTTCCATTATTTCTAATCACAATAAGCGGAATAGCTTCACCTAGAGGGATTTTAGATCCAATTAGTATAAAGAAAAAGTTATTTACAGCATTAAGCAAAAATGAGTATGGAAAGGCTGGAGATTTTATATACACATTGCGTAGTCTAGGGATTTCAGAGACAGATTTATTTTGTGAGTTAATCAATAAAAGCAGAAACTGTAATTCTATCCTTTGGATGCAAGAAAAGTATAAAATAAATTACTCTAAATGTTCTAACCTTAGAGGTCTTGTGGATTGCATAATGTATAAAAACAGGATTCCTAGAGATATTGATGTAATTCTTGACATTTTATATAATAAGGATCTATCATATGCTGAAAAATTAGCAGGTTTTGTATTATCTAAAGGAACTAAGGACTATAGGGAAGAAAAAGCAAAAACGATAATCGCCAAAATTCTTGGAAATACCCAAACAGCTCAAAATAATACAAATACTCAAGTTCAAAGCAAACCGAACGACGAGAAAACTCCTCCTTTAGAAAAATGGGATCCTAATATATGGGTAGGAAGAGAGATTTATGGCTACAAAATTATTAAGGTCCTAGGAAATGGAGGAACATCATATGTTTTACTTGGAAGTAGATCAGGAAATAATCAAAATTATGCTATTAAGATACCTAAATTATCTGTACAGAAAAACGAAGCTACAAGGGCTAGTTTCACTACTTTCGATGATCTATCTAAAGAATCCTCAAAATTACAGGAAATGTCAGAAAAAAATAATGAAATAGTAAAAGTATATGGAACATTTGTAGACGTTAATACGATTAAAAGTATTACTTCAGGAAATAACACGTTAGATTATCTAAAGTCACCTCCTGCGATAGTAATGGAATTAATGGAAGGAGGAACATTAAACGACCTCATAAAAAATCAGATAGTTATTAATTCTACATATTGGACTAATATTGTTAAACTAATTTTCCTTAAAGTAGGATACGCATTAAGTTTTATTCATGCAGAAGGTTATGTCCATTTAGATGTAAAACCGGCTAACATATTTTTTAATAAGTCTCCTGGTAACTATGGAGAGATAATATATAATAGAATAAAATCTGGTGAAATATCTGTAAAACTAGGAGATCTAGGATCTGCAAGGAAAATAGGTGAAAGATTCTTTGAATATACTCCAGAGTATTGTCCAGTCGATCAAGTAAAATCGATATTATTTGGAAAAGGAGCAGATCCTTCAATGGATGTTTACGCTTTCGGTGCATCATTATATAAAGCATTAACTGGATATTCATATAATCCACCTGAAGTGGTAAATTTAATGGATAAAGCGATAACAGATTCATTATCGGGTCGTAACTTTAAAAAGTCTATAGAAGAAGCAGAAAATACCTATGCTACTTTCTATTCACAATTAAAAATCCCAGATGTAGATTTTTCTCTTCAAAAAATTATAATATCCACAGTGAACCCTGATCCTTTGAAAAGACCTAAAATGAAAGATATAATAAAAGAGCTATCTACTTAA
- a CDS encoding tetratricopeptide repeat protein — MSQLEDIISQYNSGNLNYALRKIQELISSNPSKEAYQLLGKILLDMGREEEALEAFNNAGDKINAAKILINRIRYTDALQLLEGINEPEARLLRAMAYLKLEQYEKVLDELKEISGEYLNSPIFYKIKGITEYFLGNYYDSIKDLSKAISLYGFDADLFYYRALCHMSLNNDKDAEKDFDTAINLNPYYAEAYFGKGIMKEKKGKFEEAVKLYTRSISINPNYKGAYVRRAKTYMKMGMEDEAIKDIDKVKEIEDSKNKKDIH; from the coding sequence ATGTCACAACTAGAAGACATAATTTCTCAGTATAATTCTGGCAACTTGAATTATGCTTTGAGAAAAATTCAAGAACTAATTTCTTCTAATCCTTCTAAAGAAGCATATCAGCTATTAGGTAAAATACTTTTAGATATGGGCAGAGAAGAAGAAGCGTTAGAAGCATTTAATAATGCAGGGGATAAAATTAATGCTGCAAAAATATTAATTAATAGAATAAGATATACAGATGCCTTGCAGTTATTAGAGGGAATAAATGAGCCAGAAGCTAGATTGCTTAGAGCTATGGCATATCTAAAGTTAGAACAATACGAGAAAGTTTTAGATGAATTAAAAGAGATCTCTGGAGAATATCTGAATTCTCCCATTTTTTATAAGATCAAGGGCATAACAGAGTATTTTTTGGGAAATTATTATGATTCCATAAAAGATCTGAGTAAGGCAATATCACTGTACGGCTTTGATGCAGATCTATTTTACTATAGGGCATTATGTCATATGTCCTTGAATAATGATAAGGATGCAGAAAAGGATTTTGATACTGCTATTAATCTCAATCCTTACTATGCAGAGGCGTATTTTGGTAAAGGGATAATGAAAGAGAAGAAAGGTAAGTTTGAAGAAGCTGTTAAACTTTATACTCGTTCTATTTCAATAAATCCTAATTATAAGGGTGCTTACGTTAGAAGAGCTAAGACTTACATGAAAATGGGTATGGAAGACGAGGCCATAAAAGATATAGACAAGGTAAAAGAAATAGAAGATAGCAAAAATAAAAAAGATATTCATTAA